In Anaerolineales bacterium, the following are encoded in one genomic region:
- a CDS encoding ParB/RepB/Spo0J family partition protein, translated as MASRLGKGLDALIPRESEISASDVHQAAVENIRPNPHQPRTVFQPEQLQELAESIRMHGVIQPLIVKRGPGDGYTLIAGERRWQAAKLAGLTHVPVVLREADDQALMELALIENVQRADLSPLEAAEAYQQLHKDFGLSHELIAQRVGKSRVAITNTIGLLELSAAVKQALAAGRISEGHGRALKALDGDKAQNAALATVLSQNLNVRQTEELVRKLKGHKPAAPVKRPPSADVSALQAELRDALGTKVSLQHSGKGGKITLFYYSDEELDALIARLLQAK; from the coding sequence ATGGCCTCGCGACTGGGCAAAGGCCTGGATGCGCTCATCCCGCGGGAAAGCGAGATCTCCGCGTCTGACGTGCACCAGGCCGCTGTGGAAAATATTCGCCCCAACCCGCACCAGCCGCGCACCGTCTTCCAGCCGGAGCAGTTGCAGGAACTGGCCGAATCGATCCGCATGCACGGCGTCATCCAACCGCTGATCGTCAAGCGCGGCCCTGGGGACGGCTACACGCTCATCGCCGGCGAACGTCGCTGGCAGGCCGCCAAACTCGCCGGGTTGACCCATGTGCCGGTGGTGCTGCGCGAGGCGGACGACCAGGCCCTGATGGAGCTGGCCCTCATCGAGAATGTGCAGCGCGCCGACCTGAGCCCATTGGAAGCAGCCGAGGCCTATCAGCAGCTGCATAAGGACTTTGGCCTCTCGCATGAGCTGATTGCCCAGCGTGTGGGCAAAAGCCGCGTGGCCATCACCAACACCATCGGTTTGCTGGAGCTTTCCGCGGCGGTCAAGCAGGCCCTGGCCGCCGGACGCATTTCAGAGGGCCACGGGCGCGCCCTCAAGGCGTTGGACGGTGACAAGGCGCAGAACGCCGCCTTGGCCACCGTGCTCAGTCAAAACCTCAACGTGCGCCAGACGGAAGAGCTGGTGCGTAAGCTCAAAGGCCACAAGCCCGCCGCGCCGGTCAAGCGCCCTCCATCGGCTGACGTGAGTGCCCTGCAGGCCGAACTGCGCGATGCGTTGGGCACCAAGGTCAGCCTGCAGCACAGCGGCAAAGGCGGCAAGATCACTCTGTTCTATTATTCTGATGAGGAATTGGACGCGCTGATCGCGCGGCTGCTGCAAGCCAAATAA
- a CDS encoding ParA family protein — MARIYTLVNQKGGVGKTTTTINLGAYLADLGQRVLLVDLDPQANATSCLGVDKQTVKSGTYEALTGLKPAAESILHNKQFKLSLLPSSPALAGAEVELVNALARETQLKKALAGLQDRYDYILIDCPPSLGLLTLNGMVAAQDGLIIPVQCEYLALEGLGMLLETIERVRKALYPGLKVRGVLLTMFDNRTNLSQEVVDEVRRHFPQQTFDAIIPRSVRLAEAPSHGMPILAYFPHSPGGEAHRALAEELLRKDGVAVQVGV; from the coding sequence ATGGCCCGCATTTACACGCTTGTCAATCAGAAGGGCGGCGTGGGCAAAACCACCACCACCATCAACCTGGGCGCCTACCTGGCCGATCTGGGCCAGCGCGTGCTGCTGGTCGATCTGGACCCCCAGGCCAATGCCACCTCCTGCCTGGGCGTGGACAAGCAGACCGTCAAGTCCGGCACCTATGAAGCGCTGACCGGCCTCAAGCCTGCCGCAGAGAGTATTCTGCATAACAAGCAGTTCAAACTTTCCCTGCTGCCCTCCTCCCCGGCCTTGGCCGGGGCGGAGGTCGAATTGGTCAATGCCCTGGCGCGCGAGACGCAGTTGAAGAAGGCGCTGGCCGGTCTGCAGGACCGCTATGACTATATTTTGATCGACTGCCCGCCCTCTCTCGGCCTGCTGACCCTCAACGGCATGGTGGCCGCCCAGGATGGCCTGATCATCCCGGTGCAGTGTGAATACCTGGCTTTGGAAGGCTTGGGCATGTTGCTGGAGACCATTGAGCGTGTGCGCAAAGCCCTGTACCCTGGTCTCAAGGTGCGCGGCGTGCTGCTGACCATGTTCGATAACCGCACCAATCTCTCGCAAGAAGTGGTCGACGAAGTCCGCCGCCACTTCCCCCAGCAGACCTTTGACGCCATCATTCCGCGCAGCGTGCGCCTGGCAGAAGCCCCGTCGCACGGCATGCCCATCCTGGCCTATTTTCCGCACTCCCCCGGCGGCGAAGCCCACCGCGCCTTGGCGGAAGAGCTGCTGCGCAAAGACGGTGTAGCTGTGCAGGTGGGCGTCTGA